From Candidatus Eremiobacterota bacterium, one genomic window encodes:
- a CDS encoding 4Fe-4S dicluster domain-containing protein yields the protein MTYIITEPCIGTKDKSCVDVCPVDCIHGNEEDEMLFIDPEVCIDCGACVSACPVEAIYADSDVPEKWKNYIEINAEWYKK from the coding sequence ATGACCTACATCATCACCGAACCATGCATCGGCACCAAGGACAAGTCGTGCGTGGACGTGTGTCCGGTCGATTGCATTCACGGCAACGAGGAAGACGAGATGCTCTTCATCGATCCCGAGGTGTGCATCGACTGCGGCGCGTGCGTCTCGGCATGTCCGGTGGAAGCGATCTACGCCGACTCCGACGTCCCCGAAAAGTGGAAGAACTACATCGAGATCAACGCGGAGTGGTACAAGAAGTAA
- a CDS encoding GlsB/YeaQ/YmgE family stress response membrane protein, whose amino-acid sequence MDIGTILAWLIVGLIAGFLAKYVVPGEGPGGIIGDIIIGLIGAFIGGWIFNAFGHTGATGLNVWSIVVAFVGAVVLLFILRAITGRRTPTY is encoded by the coding sequence ATGGACATCGGAACAATTCTCGCCTGGCTGATCGTCGGTCTCATCGCCGGGTTCCTCGCGAAATACGTCGTGCCGGGCGAAGGCCCGGGCGGCATCATCGGCGACATCATCATCGGGCTCATCGGCGCGTTCATCGGCGGGTGGATCTTCAACGCGTTCGGCCACACCGGCGCCACCGGCCTCAACGTGTGGAGCATCGTCGTCGCGTTCGTCGGCGCGGTGGTGCTCTTGTTCATCCTGCGCGCCATCACCGGCCGCCGCACCCCGACGTACTAA
- a CDS encoding methyltransferase domain-containing protein — protein sequence MRRTIARELMDEPVDDVVELEANLRDVVFANAHFGGTAPVVRALRRLEARTVLDVGSGAGDVALALVRDGARRGVRVHVTCLDVSEQMLEIARRETGAGAQFAFVRADGGALPFGDGAFDVATCTLALHHFDAEEARALLRELRRVARLGPVVCDLRRSALAFAATWLWSRTSRNRLTRHDAPLSVRRAYTPGEALALAREAGWRAPRARREPFFRMTLTDEPAA from the coding sequence GTGCGGCGCACGATAGCCCGCGAGCTCATGGACGAGCCCGTCGACGACGTCGTCGAGCTCGAGGCGAACCTGCGCGACGTGGTTTTCGCGAACGCGCACTTCGGCGGCACGGCGCCGGTCGTGCGCGCGCTGCGCCGGCTCGAGGCGCGCACCGTTCTGGACGTCGGCAGCGGCGCCGGCGACGTCGCGCTCGCGCTCGTGCGCGACGGCGCGCGCCGGGGCGTGCGCGTGCACGTGACCTGCCTCGACGTCAGCGAGCAGATGCTGGAGATCGCGCGCCGCGAGACCGGCGCGGGCGCGCAGTTCGCGTTCGTGCGCGCCGACGGCGGCGCGCTGCCCTTCGGCGACGGCGCGTTCGACGTCGCGACGTGCACGCTCGCGCTGCACCACTTCGACGCCGAAGAGGCGCGCGCGCTGCTGCGCGAGCTGCGCCGCGTCGCGCGCCTGGGCCCGGTGGTGTGCGATCTGCGCCGCTCGGCGCTCGCGTTCGCGGCGACGTGGCTGTGGTCGCGTACCTCGCGCAACCGCCTCACCCGCCACGACGCGCCGCTCTCGGTGCGCCGCGCCTACACGCCCGGCGAAGCGCTCGCCCTCGCGCGCGAAGCCGGCTGGCGCGCGCCGCGCGCGCGGCGCGAGCCGTTCTTCCGCATGACGCTCACCGACGAGCCGGCGGCATGA
- a CDS encoding FtsX-like permease family protein, producing the protein MSALFLALVLGPLRANALRALVTLVAVALGVSIGLAIDLANATAIASFSSSVDIVSSKVNLQVLGAGRGFDERAIVRVLRVPGVRSASPAIEDALTVGAVPGDPSSGEILRVLGVDLLRPLPGGAVGAAASPGSVSQENADPWVLVNGHGAFAGAALAERLRWRSGETVHAIAGDREVALRVAGIIPRGTPGVDSSVVFVDVATAQEIFGKIGLLDRIDVIADPARLPAVERAVAAVIPPGARAIRPKTRTGEIARMLQSFRLNLEALAWVALLVGMYLIYNTVAISVVQRRPEIGTVRALGATRGAVFRTFVAEGALVGVLGSLLGLAVGAFLARFSVAAVSRTVDTLYVGLHADRVLYDPVLFVKAFALGVLASVVAAAFPAFGAAATPPAITMRAQGFERHRPRFAPRAALVGVLLLAAAWACTRAPALDGVPVFGYAAGLLIIFGGSLWAPLAVDVLARAGMALAARRPAVALAAANLAGAPLRTAVAVASLMIAIGMMVSVAVLVASFRTTIVAWADDTLRADLFVRPLGLGDASTDARFSPGVAERIAAVRGVARVETLRAIEIPYGGRLTNLVATNLATVVARRRLRLIGVGDPEALGRQLSAEDDVLVSEPFATKFRVGRGDRVGLATPAGARTFRVAAVYNDYSSDAGVVLMDLGTYRRLFRDDSVNSIAIYAAEGVDLSRLRTAVVRAVVPLRVDVETNRELRGLVVDVFDRTFAITYALDVIAIAIAVLGVVSTLFALVLERRREFGVLRYLGVTAGGVRRVVFVEAAGIGLLGGVLGVAVGMLLALLLIFVINRQAFGWLIELHVPWGFLGKTVVLVIFAAVVAGVYPAGVAARVRTSEVVRTE; encoded by the coding sequence TTGAGCGCGCTCTTTCTGGCGCTCGTGCTCGGGCCGTTGCGCGCGAACGCGCTGCGGGCGCTCGTCACGCTGGTCGCGGTGGCGCTCGGCGTGTCGATCGGGCTGGCGATCGATCTCGCCAACGCGACCGCGATCGCGTCGTTCTCTTCGAGCGTCGACATCGTGTCGAGCAAGGTCAACCTGCAAGTGCTCGGCGCGGGACGCGGGTTCGACGAGCGCGCGATCGTGCGCGTGCTGCGCGTTCCGGGCGTGCGCTCTGCGAGCCCCGCGATCGAAGACGCGCTCACGGTCGGCGCCGTCCCCGGCGATCCGTCTTCCGGCGAGATCCTGCGCGTGCTCGGCGTCGATCTGCTGCGGCCGCTCCCCGGAGGCGCGGTCGGCGCGGCGGCCTCGCCGGGGAGCGTCTCGCAGGAGAACGCCGATCCGTGGGTGCTGGTGAACGGGCACGGTGCGTTCGCCGGCGCGGCGCTCGCCGAGCGTCTGCGCTGGCGCAGCGGCGAGACGGTGCATGCGATCGCCGGGGACCGCGAGGTCGCGCTGCGCGTCGCGGGGATCATTCCGCGCGGCACGCCGGGGGTCGACTCGAGCGTCGTGTTCGTCGACGTCGCGACGGCGCAGGAGATCTTCGGCAAGATCGGATTGCTCGACCGCATCGACGTGATCGCCGATCCGGCGCGCTTGCCCGCGGTCGAGCGCGCGGTCGCGGCGGTGATCCCGCCCGGCGCGCGCGCGATTCGGCCCAAGACGCGCACCGGCGAGATCGCGCGAATGCTGCAGAGCTTCCGCCTGAACCTCGAAGCGCTGGCGTGGGTCGCGCTGCTGGTCGGCATGTACTTGATCTACAACACCGTCGCCATCTCGGTCGTGCAGCGGCGGCCGGAGATCGGCACGGTGCGCGCGCTCGGGGCGACGCGTGGCGCGGTGTTCCGGACGTTCGTCGCCGAAGGCGCGCTGGTCGGCGTGCTCGGCTCGCTGCTCGGGCTCGCGGTCGGCGCGTTCTTGGCGAGGTTCTCCGTCGCGGCGGTCTCGCGCACCGTCGACACGCTGTACGTGGGCTTGCACGCGGATCGCGTGCTGTACGATCCGGTGCTGTTCGTGAAAGCGTTCGCGCTCGGCGTCCTCGCCTCGGTCGTAGCGGCGGCGTTTCCGGCGTTCGGCGCGGCGGCGACGCCGCCCGCGATCACGATGCGCGCGCAAGGGTTCGAGCGCCACCGGCCGCGCTTCGCGCCGCGCGCCGCGCTCGTCGGCGTGCTGCTGCTCGCGGCGGCGTGGGCGTGCACGCGCGCGCCCGCGCTCGACGGGGTTCCGGTGTTCGGCTATGCGGCGGGATTGCTGATCATCTTCGGCGGCTCGCTGTGGGCGCCGCTCGCGGTCGACGTCCTGGCGCGGGCCGGGATGGCGCTTGCGGCGCGGCGGCCGGCGGTGGCGCTGGCCGCGGCGAATCTCGCCGGTGCGCCGCTGCGCACGGCCGTTGCGGTCGCCTCGCTGATGATCGCGATCGGGATGATGGTCTCGGTCGCGGTGCTGGTCGCGTCGTTTCGCACGACGATCGTCGCGTGGGCGGACGACACGTTGCGCGCCGATCTATTCGTGCGGCCGCTCGGCCTCGGCGACGCCTCGACCGACGCGCGGTTCTCGCCCGGCGTCGCGGAGCGGATCGCCGCGGTGCGCGGCGTGGCGCGGGTCGAGACGCTGCGCGCGATCGAGATTCCGTACGGCGGGCGGTTGACGAACCTCGTCGCGACGAATCTAGCGACGGTCGTCGCGCGGCGGCGGTTGCGGTTGATCGGGGTCGGCGATCCCGAAGCGCTCGGGCGGCAGCTTTCGGCTGAGGACGACGTGCTCGTGTCGGAGCCGTTTGCGACGAAGTTCCGCGTGGGGCGCGGGGATCGTGTCGGGTTGGCGACGCCGGCCGGGGCGCGGACGTTTCGGGTGGCGGCGGTGTACAACGACTACTCTTCCGATGCGGGGGTCGTGCTAATGGATTTGGGGACGTATCGGCGGCTGTTTCGGGACGACTCGGTCAATTCTATTGCGATCTATGCGGCGGAGGGGGTGGATTTGAGCCGGCTGCGGACGGCGGTGGTGCGGGCGGTGGTGCCGTTGCGGGTCGACGTGGAGACGAATCGCGAGCTGCGGGGGCTGGTGGTGGACGTGTTCGACCGGACGTTTGCGATTACGTATGCGTTGGATGTCATTGCGATTGCGATTGCGGTGTTGGGGGTCGTGTCGACGTTGTTTGCTTTGGTGTTGGAGCGGCGGCGGGAGTTTGGGGTGTTGAGGTATCTTGGCGTGACGGCTGGCGGGGTTCGGCGGGTTGTGTTCGTGGAGGCGGCGGGGATTGGGTTGCTGGGCGGGGTCCTTGGGGTGGCGGTCGGGATGTTGTTGGCTTTGCTGTTGATCTTCGTGATTAATCGGCAGGCGTTTGGGTGGCTCATCGAGCTGCATGTGCCTTGGGGGTTCTTGGGGAAGACCGTCGTGCTGGTCATCTTTGCTGCTGTCGTTGCGGGGGTGTACCCGGCAGGGGTCGCTGCTCGGGTTCGGACTTCGGAGGTCGTTCGGACGGAATGA
- a CDS encoding ABC transporter ATP-binding protein, translating into MSAHEPNPVLVREVSKTYGAGEDAVRALDGVSLNVARGEMVALVGPSGCGKSTLLNLVGCVDLPTSGTVYVDGRATHELDDDRLTLLRRDRVGTVFQFFNLLPAMRVADNVALPLVLQRVPRQEIEARVGAALASVGLAEKARAYPAQLSGGQMQRVAIARAVVHRPAILLADEPTGNLDSQTGATVLALLRALADGGQAVLVATHSEDAAALSDRVVPLRDGRIV; encoded by the coding sequence CTGAGCGCGCACGAGCCCAATCCGGTGCTCGTGCGCGAGGTGTCGAAGACGTACGGCGCAGGCGAGGACGCCGTGCGCGCGCTCGACGGCGTCTCGCTGAACGTCGCGCGCGGCGAGATGGTCGCGCTGGTCGGGCCGAGCGGCTGCGGGAAGTCGACGCTGCTCAACCTCGTCGGATGCGTCGACCTGCCGACCAGCGGCACCGTCTACGTCGACGGCCGCGCGACGCACGAGCTCGACGACGACCGGCTCACGCTGCTGCGCCGCGACCGCGTCGGCACGGTCTTTCAGTTCTTCAACCTGCTGCCGGCGATGCGGGTCGCCGACAACGTCGCGCTGCCGCTCGTGCTGCAGCGCGTCCCGCGCCAGGAGATCGAAGCGCGCGTCGGCGCGGCCCTCGCGAGCGTCGGTTTGGCGGAGAAGGCGCGCGCGTATCCGGCGCAGCTCTCGGGCGGGCAGATGCAGCGCGTCGCGATCGCGCGCGCCGTCGTGCACCGGCCCGCGATCCTGCTCGCCGACGAGCCGACCGGAAACCTCGACTCGCAGACCGGCGCGACGGTGCTCGCGCTGCTGCGCGCCCTCGCCGACGGCGGGCAGGCCGTGCTGGTGGCGACCCACAGCGAGGACGCCGCCGCACTCTCCGACCGCGTCGTCCCCCTGCGCGACGGGCGGATCGTCTGA
- a CDS encoding SRPBCC family protein: MTVTRNTLEIAAPAEKVYALASATERWPQILPHYRYVRVLAENGPTRLVAMSAWRDVFPVRWVAEQTNDPAGPHIAFKHVRGWTRGMDVEWLFERFAGGTRVTIEHRLRFAFPFAAEWLGRHVVSDYFIHGVAAQTLARMKTLAEARA, from the coding sequence GTGACCGTCACTCGGAATACCCTCGAGATCGCCGCGCCGGCGGAAAAAGTGTACGCGCTTGCGTCCGCGACCGAGCGCTGGCCGCAGATACTGCCGCATTACCGCTACGTGCGCGTGCTGGCGGAGAACGGGCCGACGCGGCTGGTCGCGATGAGCGCGTGGCGCGACGTCTTTCCGGTGCGCTGGGTCGCGGAGCAGACGAACGATCCGGCCGGGCCGCACATCGCGTTCAAGCACGTCCGCGGCTGGACGCGCGGGATGGACGTCGAGTGGCTCTTCGAGCGCTTCGCCGGCGGAACGCGGGTGACGATCGAGCACCGCCTGCGGTTCGCGTTTCCCTTCGCCGCCGAGTGGCTCGGCCGGCACGTGGTGAGCGACTACTTCATCCACGGCGTCGCCGCGCAGACGCTGGCGCGGATGAAGACGCTCGCCGAGGCGCGCGCGTGA
- a CDS encoding NAD(P)/FAD-dependent oxidoreductase, protein MNARRDDVVIVGGGPAGSATALLLAREGVAVRIVERARFPRRKVCGEYLNAGAVEALDRLGVLGAVRERSAPLRGVRLVPDGAPEVTLPFRRAALACARAVLDAIVLDAAVRAGAVLERGRVEEIVVDEGQCVGVVVRGDEGSHERLARYVVGADGVGSVIARTVSLTKPQRRTARYAVGGHYAGFAGLDGHVEMYVGGGAYFAINPLGPDRANVMVVVPKDRLAQWSADVDAGIHGAAAELGRGIRSFEGVERIGPRVSVGPLAHEVLGAQQAGALLVGDAAGFLDPFTGQGVFLALTSAERAAAALLAALRDAASERSAFDDYARWRASDLAWRRRLSKAIGLLIDVPALAERAAVRLARFPDAGAALLDALSGIVPPQRAFRPAVLGRLIA, encoded by the coding sequence ATGAACGCGCGCCGCGACGACGTCGTCATCGTAGGCGGCGGGCCGGCGGGGAGCGCGACCGCGTTGCTGCTGGCGCGCGAGGGCGTCGCGGTGCGCATCGTCGAGCGCGCGCGGTTTCCGCGGCGAAAGGTGTGCGGGGAGTATCTCAACGCCGGTGCGGTCGAAGCGTTGGACCGCCTCGGCGTGCTGGGCGCGGTGCGCGAGAGGTCGGCGCCGCTGCGCGGCGTGCGGCTGGTGCCGGACGGCGCGCCGGAGGTGACGCTGCCGTTTCGGCGCGCCGCGCTGGCGTGCGCGCGCGCGGTGCTGGACGCGATCGTGCTCGACGCGGCGGTTCGCGCCGGCGCGGTGCTCGAACGCGGGCGCGTCGAAGAGATCGTCGTGGACGAAGGACAGTGCGTCGGCGTGGTGGTGCGCGGCGATGAGGGTTCGCACGAGCGCCTCGCGCGCTACGTGGTCGGTGCCGACGGCGTCGGCTCGGTCATCGCCCGCACCGTGAGCCTGACCAAACCGCAGCGCCGCACCGCGCGTTACGCGGTCGGTGGACACTATGCCGGCTTCGCGGGACTCGACGGGCACGTCGAGATGTACGTCGGCGGCGGCGCGTACTTCGCGATCAACCCGCTCGGCCCGGACCGTGCCAACGTGATGGTCGTCGTGCCGAAAGACCGGCTCGCGCAGTGGTCGGCCGACGTCGACGCGGGCATTCACGGCGCGGCCGCCGAGCTCGGGCGCGGGATTCGGTCCTTCGAGGGCGTCGAACGAATCGGCCCGCGCGTCTCGGTCGGCCCGCTCGCGCACGAGGTGCTCGGTGCGCAGCAAGCCGGCGCGCTGCTGGTCGGCGACGCGGCCGGCTTCCTCGACCCCTTCACCGGGCAGGGCGTCTTCCTCGCGTTGACCAGCGCGGAACGCGCCGCCGCCGCGCTGCTCGCGGCGTTGCGCGATGCGGCGAGCGAGCGTTCCGCCTTCGACGACTACGCGCGCTGGCGCGCGAGCGATCTCGCGTGGCGGCGGCGGCTCTCGAAAGCGATCGGGCTCTTGATCGACGTTCCGGCGCTGGCGGAGCGCGCGGCGGTTCGGCTGGCTCGTTTCCCGGACGCGGGGGCCGCGCTGCTCGACGCGCTCTCCGGGATCGTGCCGCCGCAGCGCGCGTTCCGGCCCGCCGTTCTCGGCCGGCTGATCGCATGA
- a CDS encoding DUF692 domain-containing protein — MIEPEVLRMTGPAFGLLYRVEHRAALFRARPLVEALEIVAEHFLDLTAEQRDELELLRAHFPITVHALGTSIGSADGVDERYLERIARLVAFVRPRWWSDHLAFTRVGTVELGAFAPLPHTYEAVEVVARNAARVRAVVDAPFALENPAAPFAVAGAQLAPGAFLRAVADAADCGLVLDVENLHADGWNLGTDAEALIAAVPVERVVEVHLAGGRRVLGEYLDSHDGPVPDATWRLYEALCRRCVLPLTLIEREAALPPFDVLLGELDAARAVARTVISAASAAGSTQHVAAA, encoded by the coding sequence ATGATCGAACCCGAGGTACTGCGCATGACCGGCCCGGCATTTGGTTTGCTGTATCGCGTGGAACACCGCGCGGCACTGTTCAGGGCGCGGCCGCTCGTCGAAGCGCTGGAGATCGTCGCCGAACATTTTCTGGACTTGACGGCGGAGCAGCGCGACGAGCTCGAGCTGCTGCGCGCGCACTTTCCGATCACGGTGCACGCGCTCGGAACCTCGATCGGCAGCGCGGACGGCGTCGACGAACGCTATCTCGAGCGCATCGCGCGGCTGGTCGCGTTCGTGCGCCCGCGCTGGTGGAGCGATCATCTCGCCTTCACCCGCGTCGGCACGGTGGAGCTGGGCGCATTCGCACCGCTGCCGCATACGTATGAAGCGGTCGAAGTCGTGGCGCGCAACGCCGCGCGCGTTCGCGCCGTCGTGGACGCGCCGTTCGCCTTGGAGAACCCGGCGGCGCCGTTCGCGGTCGCGGGAGCGCAGCTTGCGCCGGGTGCGTTTCTGCGCGCGGTTGCCGACGCGGCCGACTGCGGGCTGGTGCTCGACGTCGAGAATCTGCACGCCGACGGCTGGAACCTGGGAACCGACGCCGAGGCGCTAATCGCAGCGGTCCCGGTCGAGCGCGTCGTCGAGGTGCACCTCGCGGGCGGGCGGCGCGTCCTCGGCGAGTATCTCGACTCGCACGACGGACCGGTTCCCGACGCGACGTGGCGGCTGTACGAGGCGCTGTGCCGGCGGTGCGTTTTGCCGCTGACGCTGATCGAGCGCGAAGCCGCGCTCCCGCCGTTCGACGTGCTGCTGGGCGAGCTCGATGCCGCGCGCGCGGTTGCCCGCACGGTTATCAGTGCGGCTTCGGCGGCAGGATCGACGCAGCACGTGGCGGCAGCATGA
- a CDS encoding beta-ketoacyl-[acyl-carrier-protein] synthase family protein, with product MNGRANGAHHRVVVTGIGVVTPLGIGLAEFWNGVLSERVAIAPISRFETAGYRSRIAAQIDDFEPRDFVAGKRLHWTDRFSQFSIAASRLALDDAGYRPNGDSSEVGVYLGSALGGLAFADEQHDVFRRRGLDAVKPLLAISVFGGAATCNVAIEFDLRGPTVANGNSCASGAVAIGDAFRAVARGDARAALAGGVEAPLSPLVYGAFTIIKAMSTRNDDPANASRPFDRARDGFVMAEGAGVLLLERLDDARARGARIYGEIAGYGLTNDAHHMSAPRPDATMNAAAMQRALDEAGVAAADVDVVNAHGSATPAGDKAEAHALELVFGERAARVPVTATKGQHGHALGATGAWEAALSLAAIANGVVPRSVNSEPADCNLAVTRERLERPVRTVLSNSAGFGGINAALVFRAAGEEQR from the coding sequence GTGAACGGCCGCGCGAACGGCGCGCACCACCGCGTCGTCGTGACCGGGATCGGCGTGGTGACCCCGCTCGGGATCGGGCTTGCCGAGTTCTGGAACGGCGTGCTCTCCGAGCGCGTCGCGATCGCGCCGATCTCGCGCTTCGAAACGGCCGGCTACCGCTCGCGCATCGCGGCGCAGATCGACGACTTCGAGCCGCGCGACTTCGTCGCGGGCAAGCGGCTGCACTGGACCGACCGCTTCTCGCAATTCTCGATCGCCGCGTCGCGGCTCGCGCTGGACGACGCGGGATACCGGCCGAACGGCGATTCGAGCGAGGTCGGCGTCTATCTCGGCTCGGCGCTCGGCGGGCTCGCGTTCGCCGACGAGCAGCACGACGTCTTCCGCCGGCGCGGGCTCGACGCGGTGAAGCCGCTGCTGGCGATCTCGGTCTTCGGCGGCGCGGCGACGTGCAACGTCGCGATCGAGTTCGACTTGCGCGGGCCGACGGTCGCGAACGGAAACTCGTGCGCCTCCGGCGCGGTGGCGATCGGCGATGCGTTTCGGGCGGTCGCGCGCGGCGACGCGCGCGCCGCGCTCGCCGGCGGGGTCGAGGCGCCGCTCTCACCGCTCGTGTACGGTGCGTTCACGATCATCAAGGCGATGTCGACGCGCAACGACGATCCGGCGAACGCGAGCCGCCCGTTCGACCGCGCGCGCGACGGTTTCGTGATGGCGGAAGGCGCGGGCGTGCTGCTGCTGGAGCGGCTCGACGACGCACGGGCGCGCGGCGCGCGAATCTACGGCGAGATCGCCGGCTACGGGCTGACGAACGACGCGCACCACATGTCGGCGCCGCGCCCCGACGCGACGATGAACGCCGCCGCGATGCAGCGCGCGCTCGACGAAGCGGGCGTTGCCGCCGCCGACGTCGACGTGGTGAACGCGCACGGCAGCGCGACGCCGGCCGGGGACAAGGCCGAGGCGCACGCGCTGGAGCTCGTCTTCGGCGAGCGCGCGGCGCGCGTTCCGGTCACCGCGACCAAAGGCCAGCACGGGCACGCGCTGGGCGCGACCGGCGCGTGGGAAGCGGCGCTCTCGCTGGCGGCGATCGCGAACGGCGTCGTGCCGCGCAGCGTCAACAGCGAGCCCGCCGACTGCAATCTCGCCGTCACGCGCGAACGGCTCGAGCGCCCGGTGCGCACGGTGCTCTCGAACTCGGCGGGGTTCGGCGGGATCAACGCCGCGCTCGTCTTTCGCGCCGCCGGCGAGGAGCAGCGCTGA
- a CDS encoding SIMPL domain-containing protein (The SIMPL domain is named for its presence in mouse protein SIMPL (signalling molecule that associates with mouse pelle-like kinase). Bacterial member BP26, from Brucella, was shown to assemble into a channel-like structure, while YggE from E. coli has been associated with resistance to oxidative stress.), with amino-acid sequence MNRITAAALLTLLAAAAPATAQTPVAPRQIPAQITVSGEGSVDRVPDQATVSFAIVTNDDVAARATSANNTAYNALVARLRGLGIDAAAIKTTSYDLSYNQRPPQPNPQFQQRYGYVVSRGVSVTTNRTDQAGAIVDAGVAAGVSNVNGVAFGLRDSRGAYRAALAAAFADAEAQAQALAAAAHLRIVRVFSIGDGSYAVPRPFGPMTAASARAGVPTEIQPSDQTTTATVSVTFQVAP; translated from the coding sequence ATGAACAGAATCACCGCCGCCGCGCTCCTGACCCTGCTCGCCGCCGCGGCGCCCGCGACCGCGCAAACGCCGGTTGCGCCGCGCCAGATTCCCGCCCAGATCACCGTCAGCGGCGAGGGCTCCGTCGACCGCGTGCCCGACCAGGCGACCGTCTCGTTCGCGATCGTCACCAACGACGACGTCGCCGCCCGCGCGACCTCGGCGAACAACACCGCCTACAACGCCCTCGTCGCGCGGCTGCGCGGGCTGGGGATCGACGCCGCCGCGATCAAGACGACCTCGTACGACCTGAGCTACAACCAGCGCCCGCCGCAGCCGAACCCGCAGTTCCAGCAGCGGTACGGCTACGTCGTCTCGCGCGGCGTCAGCGTCACGACGAACCGCACCGACCAAGCCGGGGCGATCGTCGACGCCGGCGTCGCGGCGGGGGTCAGCAACGTGAACGGGGTCGCGTTCGGCCTGCGCGACAGCCGCGGCGCCTATCGCGCGGCCCTGGCCGCGGCCTTCGCCGACGCGGAAGCGCAGGCGCAAGCGCTCGCGGCCGCGGCCCACCTGCGGATCGTGCGGGTCTTTTCCATCGGAGACGGCTCGTATGCGGTCCCGCGGCCGTTCGGTCCGATGACCGCGGCTTCGGCGCGGGCCGGCGTACCGACCGAGATCCAACCCAGCGACCAGACGACCACCGCGACCGTCTCGGTCACCTTCCAAGTCGCACCCTAG